One window from the genome of Microcoleus sp. AS-A8 encodes:
- a CDS encoding phospholipid carrier-dependent glycosyltransferase, whose translation MTWSKKLSNSSIPWFGLGMSAIFICSVALRFWGLGRFNTLVFDEVYYAKFANNYLTGTHFFNAHPPLSQYIIAIGMWIGTHLPIGQDNLNSLTGSLRTSWSYRWLNALTGSFIPLVVGALAYALNRRKSFALIAALFAATDGLFLVESRYALNNVYLVILGLLGQLFFLKALAQKQRRWLNLALSGVFFGASACIKWNGLWFLMGVYMIWAAAWVMQWMRWLLKRARERSKKFLPPHAGFREDTEVSPLQDSEGVRTPLQNLTQLKLVQFVWNLAIIPVLTYSLLWIPHLQMNPEPGFWQAQHDILTFHEKIGDGPKVHPYCSRWFSWLLMWRPVAYFYQTARNPIEQVPAYPPLPAGTGKYVYDVHAIGNPFLWWLSTAAILWLLCRLAQRFIAGDGWKFSLTSSTWIALFLVLGWLANLLPWVKVTRCTFLYHYMGASVFSGLALAWLVDRWLRSDQTQYKSASLTILCVVVAAFVFWLPIYLGLPLPMPNYQLRMWFRSWI comes from the coding sequence ATGACTTGGTCTAAAAAGCTATCCAACTCGTCTATCCCTTGGTTTGGCCTCGGCATGAGCGCTATCTTTATCTGCTCAGTTGCCCTGCGCTTTTGGGGACTGGGTCGATTTAATACTCTGGTGTTTGATGAGGTTTATTACGCTAAGTTTGCTAACAACTACTTGACAGGGACGCATTTCTTTAATGCTCATCCCCCCTTGAGCCAGTACATTATCGCCATTGGCATGTGGATTGGCACTCACCTTCCCATCGGGCAAGATAACCTCAACAGTTTGACGGGTTCCCTACGTACCTCTTGGAGTTACCGTTGGCTGAATGCCTTAACCGGTTCCTTTATTCCCTTAGTGGTGGGGGCACTGGCTTATGCACTCAATCGACGTAAGAGTTTTGCTTTGATTGCCGCGCTATTTGCAGCCACCGACGGCCTGTTCCTGGTTGAGTCTCGCTACGCCCTGAACAACGTCTATTTAGTCATCCTGGGGTTATTGGGTCAGTTGTTTTTTCTCAAAGCCTTGGCACAAAAACAGCGACGTTGGCTCAATCTTGCCCTATCGGGTGTGTTTTTTGGGGCATCAGCTTGCATCAAGTGGAACGGATTATGGTTCCTGATGGGCGTTTATATGATTTGGGCGGCGGCTTGGGTGATGCAGTGGATGCGGTGGCTGTTAAAACGAGCCAGGGAACGATCTAAAAAGTTTCTCCCCCCCCACGCTGGCTTTCGGGAAGACACAGAAGTATCGCCTTTACAGGATTCAGAAGGAGTGAGAACTCCCCTGCAAAACCTCACCCAGTTAAAGCTTGTCCAGTTTGTCTGGAATTTGGCAATCATTCCCGTTTTGACTTACAGCCTGTTGTGGATTCCGCATCTACAAATGAATCCAGAGCCTGGGTTCTGGCAAGCGCAGCATGATATTTTGACCTTTCACGAAAAAATTGGGGATGGCCCCAAAGTTCATCCTTACTGTTCTCGATGGTTCAGTTGGCTGTTGATGTGGCGTCCAGTGGCCTACTTTTATCAAACCGCTCGTAACCCGATCGAGCAAGTCCCCGCCTATCCCCCCTTACCGGCGGGAACTGGGAAATATGTTTATGATGTTCACGCGATTGGCAATCCTTTTTTGTGGTGGCTCTCAACGGCGGCCATCTTATGGCTGTTGTGCCGTTTGGCTCAACGCTTTATCGCAGGAGACGGGTGGAAATTTTCTCTAACGTCCTCCACCTGGATTGCACTCTTCCTGGTTCTGGGTTGGCTGGCCAATTTATTGCCTTGGGTGAAAGTGACGCGCTGCACATTTCTCTACCATTACATGGGAGCCTCAGTTTTTTCCGGCTTAGCACTGGCTTGGTTGGTGGATCGCTGGCTACGCAGTGACCAAACTCAGTATAAAAGTGCAAGCCTAACGATTCTGTGTGTCGTTGTTGCGGCGTTTGTTTTCTGGTTACCTATCTATTTGGGTCTTCCTCTACCGATGCCCAATTATCAACTCCGGATGTGGTTCCGCTCCTGGATTTAA
- a CDS encoding NCS2 family permease: protein MSNSEINQLSHREANSSPDPSGQPPPTGWQGAIARFFKFQEYRTTIRTEVLAGITTFMTMAYILAVNPSILSNAIFLQQPQDLFGELVIATAISAAIASLLMGVVSNYPFAMAPGMGLNAFFAFSIVKGLGISWRVALTAVLLEGLLTIALTVSNVRTYVVNAVPECLKQATAAGIGLFLAYIALSGDPKTGGAGLIVANPATKTALGDLSQPPTWMAMTGILITCALVARRIKGALLWGILATALLGWILGIAPSPQAIIAFPQWPGDLLGQSVIGLGQLGSTNLWDLLAIVFVLAFVDLFDTVGTLSGIGIQGGYIDEKGELPRVGKTLIADACGTTIGAVLGTSPVTTYIESAAGVAEGGRTGFTSVIVAALFMLSVFFIPVLAAVPAFATAPALIIVGVLMAGNVRLIRWDDPAESIPSFLTILMMPLTYSIAEGLAIGFITYPLIKTFQGKTHETSVAVWVLAGIFVLRFVMMALKFGG from the coding sequence ATGAGTAATAGTGAAATCAATCAGTTGAGTCATCGCGAAGCCAATTCGAGTCCCGATCCGTCTGGTCAACCACCCCCTACTGGGTGGCAAGGTGCGATCGCCCGGTTCTTCAAATTTCAAGAATACCGGACAACGATCCGCACAGAAGTCTTGGCAGGTATTACCACCTTTATGACGATGGCATATATTTTGGCAGTTAATCCGAGCATTTTGTCGAATGCCATTTTTTTGCAACAGCCACAGGATTTGTTCGGGGAACTGGTCATTGCTACGGCCATATCGGCGGCGATCGCATCCCTACTAATGGGCGTGGTGTCTAATTACCCCTTTGCTATGGCTCCTGGAATGGGACTGAATGCCTTTTTTGCCTTCTCCATCGTCAAGGGACTGGGAATTAGTTGGCGCGTTGCCCTGACGGCGGTGTTACTGGAGGGACTCTTGACCATTGCTCTAACGGTATCCAATGTTCGCACCTACGTTGTCAATGCGGTTCCAGAATGCCTCAAACAAGCAACCGCTGCGGGAATTGGCTTGTTTCTGGCCTACATCGCCTTATCTGGCGATCCCAAGACGGGAGGTGCGGGTCTAATTGTTGCTAATCCAGCGACGAAAACCGCTTTGGGCGACTTGAGTCAACCACCAACTTGGATGGCAATGACAGGGATTCTCATTACCTGTGCATTAGTTGCTCGACGCATCAAAGGAGCGCTGCTATGGGGAATTTTAGCCACTGCCTTACTGGGATGGATTCTCGGCATCGCACCCTCGCCTCAGGCAATTATCGCTTTCCCCCAGTGGCCTGGGGATTTACTGGGACAATCTGTGATCGGACTCGGTCAACTCGGCTCAACGAATCTGTGGGATTTACTAGCCATCGTCTTTGTTTTGGCGTTTGTGGATTTATTCGATACGGTTGGCACCTTGTCGGGAATCGGTATCCAAGGGGGATATATTGACGAAAAGGGTGAACTCCCTCGTGTTGGTAAAACGCTGATTGCCGATGCCTGTGGTACCACAATTGGAGCTGTACTTGGAACTTCGCCCGTCACCACCTATATTGAGTCAGCCGCAGGAGTCGCCGAGGGGGGACGCACGGGATTTACCTCTGTCATTGTCGCGGCCTTATTCATGCTTTCGGTGTTTTTTATCCCCGTGCTAGCTGCCGTTCCTGCCTTTGCTACGGCACCAGCGCTGATTATTGTGGGTGTTTTGATGGCAGGGAATGTTCGGCTGATTCGTTGGGATGACCCGGCAGAGTCGATTCCCTCATTTTTGACCATCCTGATGATGCCATTGACGTACTCGATCGCGGAAGGTTTAGCGATCGGGTTTATTACTTACCCTTTAATTAAGACTTTTCAGGGCAAAACCCATGAAACCTCTGTTGCCGTATGGGTTCTGGCTGGAATTTTTGTCTTGCGATTTGTGATGATGGCGTTGAAATTTGGCGGCTAA
- a CDS encoding endonuclease/exonuclease/phosphatase family protein — MSFNLRYDKPDPGDHAWKVRKQAVAALITHYSPDIIGTQEGQAHQLLDLHRLLPDYQSVGSDRTGTDTGEYCAIFYRTERLRCLRMQDFVLSDTPEIPGSISPAWGNPIPRMASWAEFAVAGEARTITLLNTHLDYKSVQARELGVKLIRDRLCRCAERNRIRRSELAESYLFLTGDFNADPGTVPREMLKSPLSNGVTLHDALTGIELEHQLSFHDFTGKASAAIDTIYYDSRISLQNVCIDAEQWLGLWPSDHFPVVANFVSTELNPDIQRNNKD, encoded by the coding sequence ATGAGCTTCAATTTGCGCTATGACAAGCCTGATCCCGGTGACCATGCCTGGAAGGTGCGGAAACAGGCCGTGGCAGCATTGATTACCCATTATTCACCGGATATTATTGGCACCCAAGAAGGACAAGCCCACCAGTTGCTGGACTTACATCGGTTGCTGCCGGATTACCAGAGTGTTGGGAGCGATCGCACGGGAACCGATACGGGTGAGTATTGTGCTATCTTCTACCGAACTGAGCGGCTCAGGTGCCTAAGGATGCAGGATTTTGTTTTGAGCGATACCCCGGAAATCCCAGGGAGTATTAGCCCAGCTTGGGGCAATCCCATCCCGCGCATGGCTAGCTGGGCTGAATTTGCCGTTGCGGGGGAAGCCAGAACGATAACTCTTTTAAATACTCATCTCGACTACAAAAGTGTTCAGGCACGAGAATTAGGGGTAAAGCTGATCCGCGATCGGCTTTGCCGGTGCGCGGAGCGCAATCGCATCAGGCGTTCAGAGTTGGCTGAGTCTTATCTGTTCCTCACGGGTGACTTTAACGCTGATCCGGGCACGGTTCCCAGGGAGATGTTGAAATCTCCTTTATCCAATGGTGTCACCCTGCACGACGCCTTGACGGGTATTGAATTAGAGCATCAACTCAGCTTTCACGACTTCACGGGTAAAGCAAGCGCTGCTATTGATACGATTTATTATGACAGCCGCATTAGTTTGCAAAATGTATGCATCGACGCTGAGCAATGGCTGGGACTTTGGCCTTCCGATCACTTTCCGGTCGTTGCCAATTTTGTCTCTACAGAACTCAACCCTGACATACAGAGGAATAATAAGGATTAA
- a CDS encoding AI-2E family transporter — MKESISKLPRQLSIGLIFPLLFLNGWLLLLLVQMLQPLPSILITATLIAFLLDYPIRFLHERGVNRGIAMGVVVLLFLMILVTLGLFLVPIILQQANELLTRLPDWLKSGQQQLQSLETWAIAQQLPIDLSGTYSQIIERITSLLRSLTSQVFSLIFNTIGSIVNVFLTLVFSFFLVWRGERLWNGILSWFPDQWDQLIRQSLPYNFERFIAGQVILAVIISIAQTTAQLILGVPLAQLFGFGIGAASLIPFGGTTAIVIVSLLLALNNFWLGVKVLVIAVVINQIVENVLGPRIVGELTGLNPVWMLISLDIGVKTGGVLGLLVAVPIASFIKVTFDTIRSSTLTIQIVSSTAEIPPTPQENEQSPYSARK; from the coding sequence ATGAAGGAATCCATCAGCAAGCTTCCTCGCCAGCTCAGTATTGGGTTAATCTTCCCGCTCCTTTTTCTCAATGGCTGGCTTCTGCTTCTGTTGGTTCAGATGCTACAGCCTTTGCCCAGCATTTTAATTACAGCTACCCTGATTGCATTTTTGCTCGATTACCCCATTCGCTTCCTCCACGAACGTGGAGTCAATCGAGGCATAGCGATGGGAGTAGTAGTCCTATTATTTTTGATGATTTTAGTCACTTTAGGACTGTTCTTGGTGCCAATCATTCTGCAACAGGCCAATGAATTGTTGACTCGCCTACCCGATTGGCTGAAGTCGGGTCAACAGCAACTGCAAAGCCTAGAAACTTGGGCGATCGCTCAACAGTTACCGATTGATTTGAGTGGCACTTATAGTCAGATCATTGAACGAATAACGAGTCTACTGCGCTCTCTAACCAGTCAAGTCTTCAGTTTGATCTTTAATACCATTGGCAGTATCGTCAATGTTTTCTTGACACTGGTGTTTTCTTTCTTCCTGGTTTGGAGAGGGGAACGATTGTGGAATGGCATCCTCAGCTGGTTTCCGGATCAGTGGGATCAGCTCATCCGTCAATCCCTGCCCTACAATTTCGAGCGGTTTATTGCCGGTCAAGTCATTCTGGCGGTAATCATCAGTATTGCTCAGACAACAGCTCAGTTGATTTTGGGTGTGCCTTTAGCTCAACTCTTTGGCTTCGGTATCGGAGCCGCGAGTCTGATTCCCTTTGGTGGCACTACAGCTATTGTGATCGTGAGCTTGCTCCTAGCACTGAATAACTTTTGGTTAGGGGTTAAAGTTTTGGTAATAGCAGTCGTGATTAATCAAATCGTCGAGAATGTTTTGGGCCCGCGTATTGTTGGCGAACTAACCGGATTGAATCCCGTATGGATGCTAATTTCTCTGGATATTGGAGTTAAAACTGGAGGCGTTTTAGGATTGCTGGTAGCCGTGCCAATTGCGAGTTTTATCAAAGTAACCTTTGATACGATTCGCTCTTCCACACTCACGATCCAAATTGTATCGAGTACAGCAGAAATTCCTCCGACTCCTCAAGAGAATGAGCAATCCCCATATTCAGCCCGTAAATAA
- a CDS encoding cadmium resistance transporter, with protein MNGFLTAISTGFTAFTATNLDDILILMLFFSQVNAIFRKRHIVAGQYLGFAALVAASLPSFFGSLLLPRPYIGLLGLVPIAIGLSRLVNSAEENDAEPDETPAQPSWFSSFISPQAYSVAAVTFANGGDNIGIYMPLFASCNWQNLAIILAVFFSLVGVWCFAAYRLTQVPAIADNLTRYGNYLVPFVLISLGTLILVDSRTLENPGLAVLTLVISGLYLLKLVTTISQTLQAQTPVFKVLK; from the coding sequence ATGAATGGATTTCTGACGGCAATTTCAACGGGCTTTACCGCCTTCACGGCAACCAACCTGGATGACATTTTGATTCTGATGTTGTTCTTTTCCCAGGTCAATGCCATCTTTCGCAAACGCCACATCGTTGCCGGACAGTATCTTGGCTTTGCCGCTCTAGTTGCAGCCAGCCTTCCCAGTTTCTTTGGTAGTTTGTTGTTGCCGCGTCCCTATATTGGCCTGTTAGGATTGGTTCCCATTGCAATCGGCCTCAGCCGCTTAGTGAATTCCGCTGAAGAAAATGATGCTGAACCAGACGAAACACCAGCGCAGCCTTCTTGGTTTAGCAGCTTCATCTCACCCCAAGCGTATAGTGTGGCAGCGGTAACCTTTGCTAATGGCGGTGATAACATTGGAATCTACATGCCGCTGTTTGCAAGCTGCAATTGGCAAAATCTAGCAATCATTCTCGCTGTGTTTTTCTCACTGGTGGGTGTGTGGTGTTTTGCCGCCTACAGATTGACTCAAGTTCCTGCGATCGCAGACAATCTCACTCGTTACGGCAATTATCTGGTGCCCTTTGTACTCATTAGTTTGGGCACGTTAATTCTCGTTGATAGCCGCACTTTAGAAAATCCCGGATTGGCAGTACTGACGCTCGTAATCAGTGGTCTTTACCTGTTGAAGCTAGTAACAACGATTAGTCAAACGCTACAAGCCCAAACACCAGTTTTCAAAGTTCTGAAGTAG
- a CDS encoding DUF1003 domain-containing protein, which translates to MNSAPSTQPGINESQQAPVVLKQPQAGKIKPPEKKPLTFGQKVADKMATKVGSWAFLIGQSTILTGWVGLNLMPGVPHWDESPFILLNLVFSFASAYTAPVVLMSQNRQSEEDRESANHNYQVTLQAAQNLELLHEKLDAQYAKKLDELTVLIKQQQATSEVKVVLVPTHSMNEFEHHSHKIATMPVLNTHSKKHAS; encoded by the coding sequence ATGAACTCAGCTCCATCTACTCAACCCGGTATCAACGAATCGCAACAAGCCCCTGTCGTTCTGAAACAGCCACAAGCTGGAAAAATTAAACCCCCTGAGAAGAAGCCCTTAACCTTTGGTCAAAAAGTGGCAGACAAAATGGCAACTAAAGTGGGTTCTTGGGCGTTTCTGATTGGACAATCAACGATTCTGACTGGATGGGTTGGCTTAAATCTGATGCCCGGAGTGCCTCACTGGGATGAGTCTCCCTTTATTCTGCTAAACTTGGTGTTCTCGTTTGCCTCTGCCTACACGGCTCCGGTTGTCTTGATGAGCCAGAATCGCCAGTCTGAAGAAGACCGGGAAAGCGCCAATCACAATTACCAAGTGACTTTACAAGCGGCTCAAAACCTCGAATTGCTGCACGAAAAGTTGGATGCTCAGTATGCCAAAAAACTAGATGAACTAACTGTGTTAATTAAGCAACAGCAAGCCACCAGCGAAGTTAAAGTTGTGTTGGTACCCACTCACTCCATGAATGAGTTTGAGCATCACTCCCACAAGATTGCAACGATGCCTGTTCTCAATACCCACTCTAAGAAACACGCTTCGTGA
- a CDS encoding DUF202 domain-containing protein, whose product MQLTFNPPTKSASPSQQTATKRRSDRVRDHLANERTYLAWMRSAISLMGFGIVIVRIRMFQPPLMPSTGMSWKLGLAFAVVGLLTVWLSTQHYFGVRRDIDEDTYEPSDRWVKLFSLAVLLLGTGIIYYVFAAPGQLIAGAMFE is encoded by the coding sequence ATGCAGCTAACGTTCAATCCTCCTACAAAGAGTGCCTCACCCTCCCAACAAACTGCCACAAAACGTCGTTCTGATCGCGTTCGAGATCATCTTGCGAATGAGCGCACGTATTTAGCCTGGATGCGGAGTGCAATCTCGTTAATGGGATTTGGCATCGTGATTGTGCGGATTCGGATGTTTCAACCGCCTCTGATGCCATCAACTGGAATGAGTTGGAAACTTGGGTTAGCTTTTGCAGTAGTAGGACTGTTGACCGTGTGGCTCTCCACGCAACACTATTTTGGAGTACGGCGTGATATTGACGAAGATACGTATGAACCGTCTGATCGCTGGGTAAAGCTATTCAGTTTGGCCGTCCTGCTCTTAGGCACAGGCATCATCTACTACGTTTTTGCGGCTCCTGGGCAACTGATAGCGGGTGCGATGTTTGAGTAA
- a CDS encoding U32 family peptidase → MNVNRTPLPQPTSPTFGRPELLAPAGHWDCAKAAVENGADAIYFGLERFNARMRAQNITEAELPRLMEFLHRRGVKGYVTLNTLVFPQELAEAEQYLHTIIAAGVDAVIVQDVGICRLIRHLSPDFPIHASTQMTITSAAGVEFAQSLGCELVVLARECSLPEINKIKTQIAQQNISLPLEVFVHGALCVAYSGQCLTSESLGGRSANRGECAQACRMPYELISDGKEVDLGNCKYLLSPQDLAGLEVLPDLVKAGVSCLKIEGRLKTPEYVANVTRVYRQALDRVMMELVKDDTTTSIPPTPPAKGGNRKAPLVKAGWGDLSNPHQVTDQERYNLEMAFSRGLYPGWFRGINNQELVHARFGKKRGVYLGEVTRIHKDQVTVQCRGMAMPCPIKPGDGVVFDGGHPEAKEEGGRVYAVEKRGQEVVLTFGRRDLNLRQVHVGDKLWKTSDPELDRQLRQSFAGENPQFQRPIQVEVYGEVGQPLIAIARDELGHVVQVESSVPLETAHTKPLTTERLQEQLGRLGNTPLCLGNLTNHLKCEAMLPVSELNRMRRDLVTQLEALRAQPKRWQLNSSASLQDLLPSPCTQNSLSPSLIVLVRNLKQLQAALQAGIETLYCEFEDPRAYRKAVQLVRDGQSVPDQTIWVAPPRITKPGENYILQQVRSCEADGYLVRNYDHLQFFAADRCIGDFSLNVANPLTADYFKQQFGLERLTASYDLNINQLEDLLTLCPAHWFEVTIHQHMPMFHMEHCVFCAFLSTGTDYTNCGRPCEKHEVKLRDRVGTEHILQADAGCRNTVFNGTAQTGAEYVQHLIELGVRDFRLEFLNETPQQVTQTIQRYRQLLQGEITGSQLWRQLKLQNQLGVTRGPLGRPTSVIH, encoded by the coding sequence ATGAACGTCAATCGCACGCCCCTTCCCCAACCCACCTCACCCACCTTTGGGCGACCAGAACTCCTTGCCCCAGCAGGACATTGGGATTGTGCCAAAGCGGCTGTCGAAAATGGTGCAGATGCCATTTACTTCGGTTTGGAGCGGTTTAATGCGCGGATGCGGGCGCAAAATATTACGGAGGCAGAGTTACCGCGATTGATGGAATTCCTGCACCGTCGGGGTGTGAAAGGTTATGTCACCCTGAATACGTTGGTCTTTCCTCAGGAACTCGCAGAAGCAGAGCAATATCTCCATACCATTATTGCGGCGGGTGTGGATGCGGTCATTGTTCAGGATGTGGGAATTTGCCGCCTAATTCGTCATCTCTCACCCGATTTTCCCATTCATGCCTCCACGCAGATGACCATCACCAGTGCGGCTGGGGTGGAATTTGCCCAATCCCTGGGTTGTGAGTTGGTTGTCCTAGCGCGAGAATGCTCTCTGCCAGAAATCAACAAAATCAAGACGCAGATTGCACAACAAAATATCTCACTTCCCCTAGAAGTTTTTGTTCACGGTGCCTTGTGCGTGGCCTATTCCGGTCAATGTTTGACCAGTGAATCCCTAGGGGGACGTTCTGCCAACCGAGGAGAATGTGCCCAAGCTTGCCGGATGCCCTATGAGCTGATTAGTGATGGGAAAGAGGTCGATTTGGGGAATTGCAAATACCTACTGAGTCCCCAAGATTTGGCAGGGTTAGAGGTACTCCCAGATTTGGTCAAGGCGGGGGTAAGTTGTTTGAAAATCGAAGGTCGTCTCAAAACTCCAGAATACGTCGCTAATGTGACCCGTGTGTATCGCCAAGCGCTGGATCGGGTGATGATGGAGTTGGTGAAAGATGATACAACAACTTCGATCCCCCCGACGCCCCCTGCAAAAGGGGGGAACAGGAAAGCCCCCCTTGTTAAGGCAGGTTGGGGGGATCTATCCAACCCGCATCAAGTTACCGACCAAGAACGCTACAACCTAGAAATGGCCTTTTCGCGGGGACTCTATCCAGGCTGGTTTCGTGGGATTAATAATCAGGAATTGGTTCATGCCCGTTTTGGCAAAAAACGCGGGGTTTATCTGGGCGAAGTGACTCGCATCCATAAAGATCAAGTCACAGTGCAATGTAGGGGCATGGCAATGCCATGCCCTATCAAACCTGGGGATGGAGTGGTTTTCGACGGCGGTCACCCGGAAGCCAAGGAGGAAGGCGGTCGAGTCTATGCCGTAGAAAAACGCGGTCAGGAGGTTGTTTTGACCTTTGGACGACGTGACCTAAACCTGCGCCAGGTACATGTGGGGGATAAGCTGTGGAAAACCAGCGACCCAGAACTGGATCGGCAACTGCGCCAGAGTTTTGCTGGAGAGAATCCCCAATTTCAGCGTCCTATTCAGGTTGAAGTTTATGGTGAAGTGGGTCAGCCCCTAATTGCCATTGCTCGTGACGAACTGGGTCATGTTGTCCAAGTAGAGTCCTCTGTGCCCCTCGAAACGGCTCATACCAAACCCCTGACCACAGAACGCTTGCAGGAACAATTGGGTCGTCTCGGCAATACTCCTTTATGTTTGGGTAACTTGACAAATCACCTGAAATGTGAAGCAATGCTGCCCGTGAGTGAGTTGAACCGAATGCGGCGCGACCTGGTGACGCAGTTGGAAGCGTTGAGAGCGCAACCCAAGCGCTGGCAACTCAACTCAAGCGCTTCCCTTCAAGACTTACTTCCCTCCCCCTGTACTCAAAATTCCCTTTCCCCTTCTCTCATCGTGTTGGTGCGGAACCTGAAGCAATTGCAAGCCGCACTCCAAGCAGGCATTGAAACCCTCTACTGCGAATTTGAAGACCCTCGTGCCTACCGAAAAGCCGTACAGTTAGTGCGTGACGGGCAGAGTGTCCCGGATCAAACCATCTGGGTTGCACCCCCTCGCATTACGAAACCTGGAGAGAACTATATTTTGCAACAAGTCCGCTCTTGTGAAGCGGATGGCTATTTAGTGCGAAACTATGACCATCTTCAGTTCTTCGCCGCAGACCGTTGTATTGGGGATTTCTCTCTCAACGTTGCCAATCCCTTAACAGCCGATTATTTTAAGCAACAATTTGGACTGGAACGGCTCACGGCATCTTACGATTTGAACATCAACCAACTCGAAGACTTACTCACCCTTTGCCCTGCTCACTGGTTCGAGGTGACTATCCATCAACATATGCCGATGTTCCACATGGAGCATTGTGTGTTCTGCGCCTTCCTCTCGACGGGGACAGACTACACCAACTGTGGACGCCCTTGCGAGAAGCATGAGGTGAAATTGCGGGATCGGGTGGGTACGGAACATATCCTGCAAGCGGATGCAGGCTGTCGCAATACCGTGTTTAACGGTACCGCCCAAACTGGGGCAGAATATGTGCAACATCTGATAGAACTGGGTGTTCGCGACTTCCGGCTTGAATTCCTGAATGAAACACCACAGCAAGTAACTCAAACGATTCAGCGCTACCGCCAACTGCTGCAAGGGGAGATTACAGGTTCCCAACTCTGGCGACAACTCAAGCTACAAAATCAGCTTGGTGTTACTCGTGGGCCTTTGGGACGACCGACATCTGTGATCCACTGA
- a CDS encoding peptidylprolyl isomerase, translating into MDAILRIGDRTITAEEILPLLAGYQLLAPLLRELIIDQAIREIDCTPEEAAQARKQFFEQNQITSEEAHQAWMQQRKMTPEQLETLAIRGVKIEKFKQTTWGNKLESYFLSRKGQLDRVIYSLIRSQDQGIIQELFFRVQEGEQSFADLAREYSQGPEAETGGLIGPVELSTPHPAIAQILRLSKPGQLAPPTRLGEWLVIVRLEKFIPAQLDAPMRQRLLNECFSTWLTEQLNQQLAVLNESSMV; encoded by the coding sequence ATGGATGCCATTTTGCGAATTGGCGATCGCACGATTACAGCAGAAGAAATTCTTCCCCTGTTGGCAGGATATCAACTGCTCGCCCCATTACTGCGCGAACTGATCATTGATCAGGCGATTAGGGAGATCGACTGCACACCTGAAGAGGCCGCCCAAGCCCGTAAGCAGTTCTTTGAGCAAAATCAAATTACGAGTGAAGAAGCTCATCAAGCATGGATGCAGCAGCGTAAAATGACGCCCGAACAACTCGAAACCTTAGCAATTCGGGGGGTAAAGATTGAAAAGTTCAAACAAACCACTTGGGGGAACAAACTAGAATCCTATTTCCTCAGCCGCAAGGGTCAATTGGATCGGGTGATATATTCTCTGATTCGCTCTCAAGATCAAGGGATTATCCAAGAACTCTTTTTCCGAGTCCAAGAAGGAGAACAGTCTTTTGCTGACTTAGCACGAGAGTATTCCCAAGGGCCTGAGGCAGAAACCGGCGGATTGATAGGCCCTGTTGAGCTCAGTACGCCACATCCTGCGATCGCCCAAATCCTGCGTTTAAGTAAACCCGGTCAACTTGCCCCACCCACACGGCTGGGAGAATGGTTAGTGATTGTACGCTTAGAAAAGTTTATTCCAGCTCAGCTCGATGCTCCCATGCGTCAGCGGTTGCTGAATGAGTGTTTTTCAACATGGCTGACTGAACAACTGAACCAGCAGTTAGCCGTTTTGAATGAGTCCTCAATGGTTTAA